DNA from Macadamia integrifolia cultivar HAES 741 chromosome 12, SCU_Mint_v3, whole genome shotgun sequence:
ACAGATACCAATCCGGACAGGCCCGTATCAGTCTGAATTGGACAGATCTACCCCTGGTTTTCTTTAAAAACCTGATTTTTTACGTTTTTACTTAGTCCATACCGATACGGATCGACCCCAGACTGTATCGTTGCCTGCCGAGTCTGATACAAATAGCGCAATTCAGGCTATCTGATACCGATTCCTTGAACCAAGTTACTGAGACTTCAGAAACAATTCCCATTCTACTTCAATAGAAGTTATTGGTGAAACATTCAAAATTCGGGTTCCGACCAACAAGAGAGGCACAATCAAGGGATCCCTTCATGAAGCAAAAAATTTAAATTCCAAAACTCAATCAAGTTTGATTTGTTTGATTGGCAAGAAACAAGAGTTCACACACGTACTAAACAATCCTAACCATTCCACCAGAAGGGCAATTTCCTTGAACTAAATCAACATTCACCCTTGGATCTTCTATGATCATCAATCAAGCCTTTGGACTAAATCATTTGCAACGAATTCAAATGGGGCAAGCTAGTGATTGATCCAAGCCATCCAATCAGAATCTAGACTCTGAAGAAACAATGGCAACATCCTAGGGCTAATCACCAGTCAAATAAGTCAAAAGTTTCTAATCTATTTAACGTTAATCAATAGGCCAAGACTGGGGAAACTACAATACACCTCGTAAAGGCCCCACATATACGACAAAAGAAGAACAGTAGGCCCCACCGTGTTAAATACGCAAGCAAAGCAGAAACATAAACGTGGCGCCTAGGCAGAAAAACCCTGGAGGTCGTTATCTGTTTGTCCAAAAACAGAAACGAAATTACGAAACGTACCTTGCCGTCGTACTCTCGCCGTGAAAGCACCTCAGGTGCAATATATGCCGGCGTTCCGACCGTCGACTTGGGTCTTGAATGCAGCAGAGACGACTGCAGAGTTCAGAGAAATACAGAAACCCAATAAAGAAACAACATTTTCGCATAAAAATTTTGGGGCTTTAGAGGTAATCGTTAGTGTCAATCCACAAGAATTAAATTTGCAGACCTTGGAGTAACCAAAATCACAGATTTTCAGGCGAGGGGCAGGGCTCCCATCTAACAGAGTGTTCTCGAGCTTCAAGTCTCGATGGCAGATTTGCTGCAGAGCAGAAAGAACAGATTTAATCGATAGCGACAAGAGATTGAAGGTgggaattttaaaaaataacttgGGTCTTCTACCATCGAATGACAGTAATTGACGCCTGAGATGAGCTGCTGAAAGAAATATCTGGCCtgaaaattaccaaaaaaaaaagagagtaaaatatctgagaatgaagaagatgcagagagagagagagagagaaagaaagaaaacctcgTCTTCACTGAATCTTCCAGCATTGCAGATTCGCTCGAACAGCTCTCCACCTGCAGCGTATTCCATGACGATAGCGAGATGGGTTGGTGTCAAAACAACCtgagaaataatagaaaaaaaaaccctaagtaCAGTCATTGAAGATAAGCCGCGAAACaggttttgaattttaaaaggaaaagaaaaacgaAAACTGGCCTCCTTAAATCGAATTATGTTAGGGTGTCGAAGGGATCTGTGATTTATGATCTCTCTCGCCACATTCTCATCGATCTGCAACAACATAAATAACAAAGGATTGAAACAGAGCTCAACCCATAAACAACGAATTTGACCTTGAATCAAAATTACAAACCTTGTGTCCACGCTCGATGTATTTCATGGCGACGAGCTCTTTAGTTTCCTTGTTCCTCATAAGCCTTGCCACACCAAAATTCCCAGCCCCAATATCCCTCATAAGTTCGTAcctgtccatttttttttttttttcctcttctaatTTATCAAACTTCAGTCACCGTTACCAACCAACTAAGATCTCTAATTCTGCAACCTCTTCCAAGTTTCAGCTTCTCTCCATGTCTCCCTTTCTCAATTCCAAGCTCAGAAACTTAAGAGAGATTCACATAGAAGAATCGACGACGAAACAGAAACCAAAAGCCTGGGTTTTCAAGGAGCACGTGAGACAACCATtagaaaaagattaaaaaaaaaaatgggattatGATCCAATCGCTAGCTTTCACTTAACAGGTTTACCATCTGACTTTGGATCTCAGAAGTCGCCGCTCTATAAGAGAGAGACAAAACGCGGATTTTGTTAACTTCGAAACGCTAATTCGTTTGATTCGAGGAGCTCTTCTGGAGAAAAGCTGGAATCTTTGAATTGGAAAGTGAAGAATATGTACGAAGAggagaatattaaaaaaaaaaaaagaacaacgaCAGGCATGAAAGAGgagtctctctctatctctgcagctgtgagagagagagagagagcttactGGGATACTACACGAAGTATTATAATATGTTATGTCAAAATGAATGCTTTAGATTTCGGCACCACGTGTCGGGCACATGCATAATGGTGTATTAGCCATTAGTTATTACCTTTTATAAAGGGATATAAATTTCTGGAATCGGTCCGCGTCGGCCTGGATCAGTCggtactatttttattttttatttttaaaaggtgtttttttttttttgacaattttaccTTTATAAAGAGAGTGATTATTCTCTGCAAATAGTGTAGAGAtacagtgagcatcggatgattGAGAGTATCTAGACACACATTCTGAAATCCTCTCAATCATCTGATGCTCACTGCAGATGATGTTTTTGCTCATTACTATACGTgactcaaaatcattaattaatatTGATAGAATTCAACCGAtctaataccaatacttagaaccctACCAGAATATATCGGATAGGTCTAGgagtataaaataaaattatgaattttttatttttcttctttgtaagACAAACAATGAAAATCAAGTAAGTACAAAAGAGTGCTATTGTGTATTTGTACGAAGGAGTGCTGGTCATTGTTATTTACTTATTATACTTTGTTCCATGGAAGTAAGGCGTAAAACCAGTTCAAAGATGGCTTGCTGTTGAAAAACTAGCGTGGATTGAAAGGAGTCTAGGCGATCACCGTGACCCTCGAAGTTTTCAAGAAGGGTTTTAATGGCGTCGTTGATTTGACGAAAGCGAGTACCGTCAGCCATGGCGGTTGCAGGAATAGAACATTAACTCAATGAAAGCACCCAAATGATACGATTCTATTAACACTCCACTACTTAGAGGGTAGTGACCTCCTAGAAGAATAAGAAGGGGAATAATTTTCAGCCTTCTCtataaaaatatcataaaatttgacatgttacTAATCTAACTCTAGACCTATCAATATTCAATCCAACATCAATTGCAATATTTATCTTACCATTTGGTTAAATTtggtggatattttttttttttcttaaatgggTAGTT
Protein-coding regions in this window:
- the LOC122058064 gene encoding serine/threonine-protein kinase SRK2A-like isoform X1, whose protein sequence is MDRYELMRDIGAGNFGVARLMRNKETKELVAMKYIERGHKIDENVAREIINHRSLRHPNIIRFKEVVLTPTHLAIVMEYAAGGELFERICNAGRFSEDEARYFFQQLISGVNYCHSMQICHRDLKLENTLLDGSPAPRLKICDFGYSKSSLLHSRPKSTVGTPAYIAPEVLSRREYDGKMADVWSCGVTLYVMLVGAYPFEDQEDPKNFRKTIGRIVAVQYKIPDYVHVSQDCKHLLSRIFVANPSKRITIKEIKSHPWFLKNLPRELTETAQAIYYQRENPNNPSYSLQTVEEIMKIVGEARTPPPVSRSVGGFGWGGEEDEEDGKLEDDSEEEEEDEYDKRVKEVHASGEFPIS
- the LOC122058064 gene encoding serine/threonine-protein kinase SRK2A-like isoform X2, encoding MDRYELMRDIGAGNFGVARLMRNKETKELVAMKYIERGHKIDENVAREIINHRSLRHPNIIRFKEVVLTPTHLAIVMEYAAGGELFERICNAGRFSEDEARYFFQQLISGVNYCHSMQICHRDLKLENTLLDGSPAPRLKICDFGYSKSSLLHSRPKSTVGTPAYIAPEVLSRREYDGKRITIKEIKSHPWFLKNLPRELTETAQAIYYQRENPNNPSYSLQTVEEIMKIVGEARTPPPVSRSVGGFGWGGEEDEEDGKLEDDSEEEEEDEYDKRVKEVHASGEFPIS